The following are from one region of the Lytechinus variegatus isolate NC3 chromosome 4, Lvar_3.0, whole genome shotgun sequence genome:
- the LOC121412555 gene encoding vesicle transport protein SFT2B-like, producing the protein MDKLKKVLRGEEEEQDEQSIITDVYNASSLSWSTRIKGFIACFVIGCALSILGSFLLFIPSSHNLRSFAILYCFGTVIALSGTLFLMGPINQLKNMFKEKRIIATLIMLLMIALTLMAACWWQITILAILFCFLQFLASLWYSISYIPYARDAVKKCCEGCFA; encoded by the exons ATGGACAAGTTGAAGAAAGTATTacgaggagaagaagaggagcAAGATGAACAAAGCATAATAACAGAC GTATACAATGCATCTTCATTAAGCTGGTCAACACGTATTAAGGGATTCATTGCCTGTTTTGTCATAGGCTGTGCACTCTCCATATTG GGTTCCTTCCTTCTCTTCATTCCTTCAAGTCACAATCTTCGTTCATTTGCCATTCTTTATTGCTTCGGCACTGTAATAGCTCTCTCTGG GACCCTGTTTCTAATGGGACCCATTAACCAGCTCAAGAATATGTTCAAGGAGAAGAGGATCATAGCAACTTTGATAATGCTCCTAATGATTGCATTGACACTCATGGCTGCATGTTGG TGGCAAATCACCATTCTGGCAATCCTCTTCTGCTTTTTACAATTTCTTGCATCATTATG GTATTCCATATCATACATCCCATATGCAAGAGATGCGGTGAAGAAATGCTGTGAGGGATGCTTTGCGTAG
- the LOC121413404 gene encoding phenylacetaldehyde reductase-like, translating to MSTEPGVEKVLVTGASGYIATHIVKQLQEAGYKVRGTVRSLTNPKKVGPLKELCQNPAHELELVEADLTNDECWKDAVQGCSHVIHTASPFPDKSPKDESVIIKPAVEGTTRVLQACVDVGGVKRVVLTSSILAISDLTETNEEPITEESWRNMNSPMEDAYGKSKALAEKAAWDFVEKLPAESKFEFTVINPAMVLGPVICGVPGTSVEVIRRILERDPPAIPKLNFSVCDVRDVAKAHVIAMTHPEAPGHRHIVAPHSLWFREMVDILKEEFTNKGYKPPSLMAPPVLLKVVSWFDSSVKYILPLQGHKATFSNHRFTEVLGVKPYDAKDSLIDMAYTCIDKGFIVKKKQYFNPKDQQTAEGTSASSSSS from the exons ATGTCTACTGAACCTGGAGTAGAAA AGGTGTTGGTGACTGGTGCGTCTGGCTACATAGCCACACACATTGTAAAGCAACTCCAGGAAGCTGGCTACAAGGTCAGAGGAACAGTCAGGAGTCTCACCAACCCCAAGAAAGTAGGACCCCTCAAGGAACTCTGTCAGAATCCTGCCCATGAACTGGAACTCGTAGAAGCCGACCTCACAAATGATGAATGCTGGAAAGA TGCTGTCCAGGGATGTAGCCATGTTATCCACACTGCTAGCCCTTTCCCAGACAAGAGTCCTAAGGATGAGAGTGTTATTATCAAGCCTGCTGTAGAAGGTACAACCAGGGTCCTACAAGCGTGTGTAGATGTGGGCGGAGTCAAGAGGGTCGTACTCACCAGCTCTATACTTGCCATCAGTG ATTTGACCGAGACTAATGAAGAACCCATCACAGAGGAAAGCTGGAGGAATATGAACAGTCCTATGGAGGATGCCTACGGGAAGAGCAAGGCGTTAGCAGAGAAAGCGGCTTGGGATTTTGTAGAGAAACTACCAG CTGAGTCTAAATTTGAGTTTACTGTCATCAACCCTGCAATGGTCCTTGGTCCCGTCATCTGCGGAGTTCCAGGAACCAGCGTGGAAGTGATCCGTCGCATTCTCGAACGAGACCCACCTGCTATTCCCAAGCTCAATTTCTCCGTATGTGATGTCAGGGATGTTGCTAAGGCTCACGTCATTGCCATGACGCACCCGGAGGCACCAG GTCATCGTCATATCGTCGCTCCTCACAGTTTGTGGTTTCGAGAAATGGTAGATATCCTCAAGGAAGAGTTTACAAATAAAG GTTACAAGCCGCCAAGTCTGATGGCCCCACCCGTTCTTCTAAAGGTAGTAAGCTGGTTTGATTCCTCTGTAAAGTATATTCTACCACTACAGGGGCACAAGGCTACATTTTCAAACCATAGG TTTACTGAAGTACTTGGAGTCAAACCATATGACGCTAAGGATTCATTGATAGACATGGCTTACACCTGCATAGATAAAGGATTCATAGTAAAGAAGAAGCAATATTTCAATCCAAAGGATCAACAGACAGCAGAGGGCACTAGtgcatcatcatcgtcatcgtag